AGTCAAGCCTGGATGCGTTATTACGGACGTGGCCCGCCCCCTGGATCTGTCCCCCGAAGATGTGGCCAAGCGCCCGGATGTCCTGGTTATCGAATCCGGTGAAATCGAGCTGCCGGGCGGAAACATCAAGATGAAAAACATCGGGCTGCCTGAAAAGGTGGCTTATGCCTGCCTGGCCGAAACCATTGTCCTGGCACTTGAAGGGCGGTTTGAAGTCTTTACGGTGGGCCGGGAGATCGAATGGGAAAAGGTCAAGGAAATCTACAAGCTGGGGTTGAAGCACGGCATGAAACTGGCGGCCATCTCGGGGCACAAGGGCGTATACACCGATGAGGATATCCAGAAAGTAAAGGAACTCGCCCTGGAAGCCCGGGCCAAAATGGGAATGGAAACGAACAAAGCCGTCGAGGACAAGCCGGCTGAAAAACCGCAAAAGGCATCCACCGCGAAAGCCAGGACTCAAAAAGCCGCGTCCAAAAAGACACCAACGCAAAAAACGGAAGCGAAAAAAACGACAACGAAAAAGACAACCGGCGCTAAGGCCAAATCGGCAGAATCCCCATCAAAAAAAGTTAAAAAAGGAGATGCCCCCTCCTCATAAGCGGCAACCCGATCCCGAATTTAAAACGGTTACCGGCTCCCTTCCCACTCGAACCGGCCATACCATGTAAGACGTATACTTCATGCCCCGGTAGACTTTGGCCCCGCCCAAATGGACATACCATGCCTGTGAAGGCACCCGAACGCAGACAGTCCCTGGTTTTTCCAAACCTCAAACGGCCAGACTGATGTTTAGTTTGCGCAACGTCTCTTAGCTATTATGTTTTAGTCATACAATGTGGCAACAGCAAACGCCATCCTCGAAAAGCTTCACAAACAAGACAAAAAAACCGAACAAAATGAAAAGGAGAGTTTAATTATGAAACGATTTGCGATTCTTGTCACTGCGGTCTTTTTTCTTACCGGTCTGGTGGCGGGTTTTACCGCCAATGCTCAAATGCACGACGGCAATGACCAGCAGACGGAGCAGCACCAGGACATGATGAAGGGCGATATGAAGCCCAGCGGCATGCAAGGCATGAAAAAAGGGAAAACGGGCATGAAACATCACGGTATGATGATGCAAAAACCCATGAAAAAATACATGATGATGGTTCACATGCTGCCGGCCATGCAGGACCAACTATCCCTTAGCCAAGACCAGACGGTAAAACTGATCGACTTGCAGACGAATTTTAAAAAACAGCAGGTGGATTTTGAGGCCAAGCTGACCAAGGAGAAAATGAAAATGAAAAGCCTGCTGGAAAAGGAGGCAGCCGCCGATAAAGTAAAAAATCAAATGTCGACTTGCGCCGGCATCAAAATCGATATGAAGGTTGCCGCCTATGAAACGGCAAAAAAGATGAAGGCCGTGCTCACTGATAAACAGATCGAACAGATGAAAGATATGATGATGCAGCACGGCGGCATGATGAAAGGTGGCATGATGCACGGCGGCGGCATGATGGGAAAATAGGTTCACCTCACAGGATAAAAGTTTCCTCATTTACGGAAAATGGATTGCCGTAAATCAAAAGGACAAGAGCGGAAGAAAGTTATGATCACAGCATCGAATGGCAATCACACCTCACATAACCGGCAGAGCCAAGCCCATGAAAGCCACGGGACTACTCATCATCAGAGCAACAAAGCATCGGGCCGCCGGAATCAAGGCGCGCATGGCAGCGGACACGGTGGCCACGGGAGCCATCATGCCCATATGGTGGCTGATTTTAAGAAGCGGTTCTGGATATCCCTTGCCATAACCGTTCCCGTCCTTTTTCTATCTCCCATGATCCAGTCGTTTCTGGGTCTGGAAGAGCTTGGGTTCACAGGCGATCAATACGTCTTGTTTGCCCTGGCATCGGCGATTTTTTTCTACGGCGGATGGCCGTTTTTAACAGGGATCTTTGACGAGCTGAAAAAATTACAGCCCGGCATGATGACCCTGATCGCCGTTGCCATTGCCACGGCTTATATCTACAGCAGTGTCGTGGTCTTCGGACTTGCCGGAAAAGTGTTTTTCTGGGAGCTGGCCACCCTGATCGACATCATGCTGCTTGGCCACTGGATTGAGATGCGCTCGGTCATGGGCGCATCCCGGGCACTTGAGGAGCTGGCAAAGCTCATGCCCTCAGATGCCCACAAGGTAATGGACGACGGCAGCACAAAGGATGTTTCCATACAAGAAATACAGACCGGCGACCGGGTGCTGGTTAAGCCCGGAGAAAAAGTTCCCGTGGACGGCGAGGTCTCGGAGGGCCAGAGTGCTGTCAACGAGTCGATGGTCACCGGCGAGTCCAGGCCCGTTTCCAAAAGCGCCGGCACGCAGGTGATCGGCGGATCAGTCAACGGCGAAGGATCCTTGACGGTTACGGTGCAGAAAACCGGCAAGGACTCGTACCTGTCCCAGATGATCGACCTGGTGGAGCAGGCTCAGCAAAGCAAGTCCAGAAGCCAGGATCTGGCCAACCGGGCCGCGCTGTGGCTGACCATCATTGCGCTCACCTGCGGGGCGGTCACCCTGGTGATCTGGCTGGCCTTGATAGGAAGGGATTTCGCCTTTTCCCTGGAGCGCACGGTAACGGTGATGGTCATTACCTGCCCGCATGCCCTGGGTCTGGCTGTTCCCCTTGTGGTTGCCGTTTCCACCGCGCTTTCGGCCAAAAACGGTCTTCTGATCCGGAACCGGGCCGCTTTTGAGCGGGGGCGAAACATCGGGGCCATTATTTTTGATAAAACCGGAACTCTGACCGAGGGCCGCTTCGGCGTGACCGACACCCTGCGCTTTTCAGATGATTACAGCGAAGAGGCGCTGATTAGTTATGCCGCAGCCGTGGAATCCCAGTCCGAACACCCCATTGCCCGGGCAATCGCCGAAGCGGTGGAAAAACCGCAAAAGGCCGAAGACTTCAAATCGATTACAGGCAAGGGTGCACAGGCACGGGTTGAAGGCAAGGATGTGAAGGTTGTCAGCCCGGGCTATCTTCGGGAAAACGATTTATCCGTCGATGATAATCGGATTGACGAATTAAACGCCCAGGGCAAGACCGTTGTCTTCATCCTGGTGGATGAGAAGCCAGTAGGCGCCGTGGCGCTGGCTGACATCATCCGGGAGGAATCCAAACAGGCCATATCAAAACTCAAGAACATGGGCATCCAGTGCATGATGCTCACCGGCGATAACAAGCAGGTGGCTGCCTGGGTGGCAGAAGAAATCGGCCTGGATGACTATTTTGCCGAGGTGCTGCCCGAGGACAAGGCCAACAAGGTAAAAGAAGTCCAGTCCCGGGGTCTCACCGTGGCCATGACCGGAGACGGCGTTAATGACGCCCCGGCCCTGGCCCAGGCCGATGTAGGCATCGCCATCGGTGCGGGCACGGATGTGGCCGTGGAGGCCGCAGACATCATCCTGGTGAGAAGCAATCCCATGGATGCAGTCGCCATTCTGGACCTGTCCCGGGCCACCTACCGCAAGATGCTTCAGAACCTGGCATGGGCAACAGGGTATAACGCCTTTGCCATCCCTTTGGCCGGCGGTGTGCTCTATTCCTGGGGCATTCTTCTCTCTCCGGCAGTGGGTGCCATTCTCATGTCCTTGAGCACGCGTGATCGTGGCGATAAACGCCCGGTTTTTGAAGCTTTCGACATGAACCGGTGCAGGCAAGTGTCGGTCGGCCAATGCTAAGAAAATATGTAAGCACTCGTGATGGGGAAGAACATATTACGCGGGATAAAAAGGAGACACAGTTGTGAGAACACTCGGTTTGACGCGCCGCAATTTTATCAAGGGCGCCGGTGCGGGCCTTTTTCTCGCCGGGGTGCGGCTGTGCTCGGCCCCTGCCGGTATGGGCGGAATCACCGGACACCGGCATCGGTGCAATCCGGCCGCAGACGCGATACGATCTGACGATCGGGTATTCCCCGATCCGAATTGACGGGAAAAAGGGCGTTTCTACAGGTATTAACGGATCCGTGCCGGGACCTCTGGTTCGCCTGCGTGAGGGAGATGATGTCATCCTCAACGTGACCAATGACCTCCATGACACCGCCCATTCCTCCATACACTGGCACGGCATTCTCGTCCCTTTCCCCATGGATGGTGTGCCGGGGGTCAATTTTGCGGGCATCCCCCCGGGGGAGACCTACCAGTACCGCTATCATGTCAGGCAGGCGGGCACCTACTGGTATCACAGCCATTCGCGTTTCCAGGAGCAGACCGGCACATACGGACCGCTTGTGATTGATCCGAAAGACGGTGAGCCGTTTGAATACGATCGGGATTTTCCGGTTGTGCTCTCTGACTGGTCTTTTGAGAATCCGGAAGCCATCTTTCGCCACATCAACCTGGAGGGACACTATTACAATTACCAGCGGCGGACCGTGGAGATTTTTTCCGGCGATGTGCGATAAAAACGGGTTTGGCAAGACGCATCGACGAAATCGCCTGGCCTGGGGCAAAATGCGCATGCAGCCCCGTGGACCTGGCCGATGTGACCGCGCACACCTATACCTACCTGATGAACGGCCACTCGCCGGCAATGAACTGGACGGCGAATTTTGTCCCGGGCGAGACCATTCGCCTGCGTTTTATCAATGCGGCAACCACGACCAACTTTGACGTGCGGATTCCGGGGTTGGACATGGAGGTGGTCATGGCTGACGGCAAGGCGGTGGCGCCGGTCCCCGTGCACGAGTTTCGCATCGGGGTTGCCGAGACCTATGATGTGCTGGTGCGGCCGGAAAAAAACCGGGCTTTTACCATTTTCGCCGTAGTCTGGGCCGCAGCGGATACACGCTGGGAACACTGACCCCGGCAGCGGGGATGCAGGCTGAAGTGCCCAATTTGCGTCCACGCCCTGTGCGCAAGCTTGAAGATATCGGCATGGCAATGATGTCCGGCGGTATGGAGCACTGGCGGCACCAATAGCCAAAACCGGCCGGAACCCGATCCCGAATATTCCGGGACCAAACGGGCCGAAACCGTTTATGCCGGAAAAGAACACCAATGTGGCCATGGTCGTTCACAATCCACGCTACCGGCTGAACGAACCCGGTCTCGGGCTTGGATAAGGACGGCTGGCGGGTGCTGGTCTACGAGGATCTGGTCTCAACGGAACCACAGCCTTACAAGCATGCGGTTGACCGCGAGATGACCATCAATATTACTGCCAATATGGAGCGGTACATGTTTTCCTTTGACGGCATGAAATATACCGAACACCCCGGGCCCTATCTTTTCCGGCATAACGAGCGGCTGCGGTTGTTTCTGGTCAATCATACCATGATGGATCACCCCATCCATCTACATGGGATGTGGATGCAGCTGGAAACCGGGGCGAAAAAACCGCCTTTCAAGCACACGATCCTGACCAAACCCGGAGAGGTGGTATCCGCGCTCATTACCCCCATTGAGAAAGGAGACTGGGCGTTTCACTGTCATCTGCTCTATCACATGGAAGCCGGCATGTTCCAGGTTGTCCGGGTCGCCTGAGAAAGGAGAAGATAATGAAATTCAAAACAGGATCCGTGATGCGGGGGGCACCTTGGTTTCTGCTGCTTCTCTGCATTCCCGCTCTGGCGGCCGGACAGAATTCAAGCGCTTCGGGCAGCAGTCAATATCCGGCCGGCTATCATGAGACCGCACCCGGACCGCCTGCGGATGCGTCAATCCGAAAGTATGCCGATGATACCGGGCCGGAGGCGCGAAGAAACTTCGGCGTCCAGCCGGTCCATGACAATGAGATTTTTGCCGTTTTCCAGGCCGACCGTTTCGAATATCAGGCCATCGAAGGCGAAGATCTCATGCTTTATGACGTGATCGCCTGGATCGGTGAGGATTACAACAAGCTGTACCTGGAAAGCGAAGGTTCATGGCTGGTTGATGCCGAAGAGTTCGAAGAGGTTGAAGTCGAGTTGCTCTATGGACGAAATATAGCCTCCTTCTGGGATTTTCAGGTGGGCGTTCGGCACGATTTTGAACCCAACCCGGAACGAACCTTTGCCGCTGTCGGCATCCAGGGTCTTGCGCCGTATTGGTTCGAAGTCGACGCCACTGCCTACGTGAGCGAAGACGGTGATGTATCTGCCGGCTTAGAAGCAGAATACGATTTGCTGCTAACCCAGCGGCTGATTGTCCAACCGCGCCTGGAAACTGCGCTCGCGGTTCAGGAAGTGGAAGAATACGGGATCGGCCAGGGGTTTAATGATATCACACTGGGCCTCGTCAGGCTGCGTTACGAGATCCGCCGGGAATTCGCCCCTTATATCGGCGTTTTCCTGGAAGCGGAAACTGGGTGAAACCGCGGATCTGGCAGAAAAAGAAGGGAGAGGATACAGACGCCACGGCATTTGTGGCCGGAATTCGTTTCTGGTTTTAACACTCAGGCTGTCAACATCGCGACATGATTCCGGGAGACCACTTATCTATGGAGGGCGGAGCCATGAGAATCCGTGGGAATCGCGATCATCATTGTTCTAGTTATCGGCGGCCGGCGCGCTGCTGTACGCTTGGACCGGCTGGTATCATATCGGCGCCACCGGTGCCGCACTGGGATCATCACCAGCGGATTTATCGAAATGGCTGGGCGATCGCTCAATTGTTTCACAAAGCGGTGATATTCGTATGCCGGATCTGGATATAGCGGAAGTCCGGCGCCGTGCACTGCCCCATTATCACGGAAATGTGCCGGTACTGTCACGGCGCACCCGGGTATGGCCCGGAACGAATTTGCTTCAGGGCTTTACCCTTCGCCACCGGAGATGACAGACGGGCACTCGCAGGAGGAATGGAACAGTGCCCAGATTTACTGGATTATCAAGCATGGGATCAAGATGACCGGAATGCCGGCCTTTGGTCCTACCCATACTGACCGGGAAATATGGGACTGTAGCATCTTACCGAGCAGATGCCCCGCATGACGCCGGATCAATACGAACACTCACTGGAACAAATCTCCGCGGCTCAGGGGGATCAGGGGCACACGCATGGCGCCGGGGAATCACATGAATCTCAAAAACATGATGCGCAGGAAACCCTGAAGAGCATGAAAACGGACATCAACACTGAATATGACATGAATTTCGCCTTAAACCAAATTTGAAAGAGAGGCACTGTCATGGCAAACCATGGTACCTCTGGGAGTCCCGATACGATGACTTCATGTCAAGGGGCATCTGGTGGCGCCTCGCCCGGGGCACTCATTTAGCATCCAGACACCTGGCAATAGCAGGCAGAGCCCTTCTGGCAGCTGTTAAGATGGCTTTTATTGAAAAGAATTCCATTATGATTAATCTCAAATTGATGGGAGGTGGCAGTAAAATGGAACAAAAAATAAGAAACGACGACCGGAAGCGGCGAACATCTCCACATTCTTGGCTTCTGACAAGTCGCAGATAAACCGCCGAG
The DNA window shown above is from Desulfobacterales bacterium and carries:
- a CDS encoding copper resistance protein B — translated: MKFKTGSVMRGAPWFLLLLCIPALAAGQNSSASGSSQYPAGYHETAPGPPADASIRKYADDTGPEARRNFGVQPVHDNEIFAVFQADRFEYQAIEGEDLMLYDVIAWIGEDYNKLYLESEGSWLVDAEEFEEVEVELLYGRNIASFWDFQVGVRHDFEPNPERTFAAVGIQGLAPYWFEVDATAYVSEDGDVSAGLEAEYDLLLTQRLIVQPRLETALAVQEVEEYGIGQGFNDITLGLVRLRYEIRREFAPYIGVFLEAETG
- a CDS encoding multicopper oxidase domain-containing protein; translation: MRAFFSPGCGCARPLPVWAESPDTGIGAIRPQTRYDLTIGYSPIRIDGKKGVSTGINGSVPGPLVRLREGDDVILNVTNDLHDTAHSSIHWHGILVPFPMDGVPGVNFAGIPPGETYQYRYHVRQAGTYWYHSHSRFQEQTGTYGPLVIDPKDGEPFEYDRDFPVVLSDWSFENPEAIFRHINLEGHYYNYQRRTVEIFSGDVR
- a CDS encoding copper-translocating P-type ATPase yields the protein MITASNGNHTSHNRQSQAHESHGTTHHQSNKASGRRNQGAHGSGHGGHGSHHAHMVADFKKRFWISLAITVPVLFLSPMIQSFLGLEELGFTGDQYVLFALASAIFFYGGWPFLTGIFDELKKLQPGMMTLIAVAIATAYIYSSVVVFGLAGKVFFWELATLIDIMLLGHWIEMRSVMGASRALEELAKLMPSDAHKVMDDGSTKDVSIQEIQTGDRVLVKPGEKVPVDGEVSEGQSAVNESMVTGESRPVSKSAGTQVIGGSVNGEGSLTVTVQKTGKDSYLSQMIDLVEQAQQSKSRSQDLANRAALWLTIIALTCGAVTLVIWLALIGRDFAFSLERTVTVMVITCPHALGLAVPLVVAVSTALSAKNGLLIRNRAAFERGRNIGAIIFDKTGTLTEGRFGVTDTLRFSDDYSEEALISYAAAVESQSEHPIARAIAEAVEKPQKAEDFKSITGKGAQARVEGKDVKVVSPGYLRENDLSVDDNRIDELNAQGKTVVFILVDEKPVGAVALADIIREESKQAISKLKNMGIQCMMLTGDNKQVAAWVAEEIGLDDYFAEVLPEDKANKVKEVQSRGLTVAMTGDGVNDAPALAQADVGIAIGAGTDVAVEAADIILVRSNPMDAVAILDLSRATYRKMLQNLAWATGYNAFAIPLAGGVLYSWGILLSPAVGAILMSLSTRDRGDKRPVFEAFDMNRCRQVSVGQC
- a CDS encoding multicopper oxidase domain-containing protein, with protein sequence MDKDGWRVLVYEDLVSTEPQPYKHAVDREMTINITANMERYMFSFDGMKYTEHPGPYLFRHNERLRLFLVNHTMMDHPIHLHGMWMQLETGAKKPPFKHTILTKPGEVVSALITPIEKGDWAFHCHLLYHMEAGMFQVVRVA